A genomic window from Glycine max cultivar Williams 82 chromosome 17, Glycine_max_v4.0, whole genome shotgun sequence includes:
- the LOC100775573 gene encoding vacuolar protein sorting-associated protein 35B isoform X3, with product MYKDTVLPSVLEQVVNCKDELAQFYLMECIIQVFPDEYHLQTLETLLGACPQLQPTVDIKTVLSQLMDRLSNYAASSTEVLPEFLQVEAFTKLSTAIGRVIEAQVDDMPIVGAIALHVSLLTFTLRVHPDRLDYVDQVLGSCVKKLSGKPKLDDNRATKQVVALLSAPLDKYNDIVTALTLSNYPRVMYHLDHETNKVMAMVIIQSIMKNNTCISTADKVEVLFELIKGLIMDLDGTTVDEVDEEDFNEEQNSVARLIHMLHNDEPEEMFKIICTVKKHIMSGGPRRLPFTVPSLIFSALRLIRRLQGQDGDIVGEEVPTTPKKIFQLLNEIIEALSSVSSPELALRLYLQCAEAANDCDLEPVAYEFFTQAFVLYEEEIADSKAQVTAIHLIIGSLQRMNVFGIENRDTLTHKATGYSAKLLKKPDQCRAVYACSHLFWVDDQDGIKDGERVLLCLKRALRIANAAQQMANAARGSSGPVTLFVEILNKYIYYFEKGNPQITSSTIQGLIELITTEMQSDSASALPASDAFFTSTLRYIQFQKQKGGILGEKYDPINVSIPA from the exons CCAACAGTAGACATCAAGACAGTGTTATCACAGTTAATGGACAGGTTGTCAAATTATGCTGCTTCTAGTACTGAA GTATTGCCCGAATTTCTGCAAGTGGAAGCATTTACCAAATTAAGCACAGCAATTGGCAGG GTGATAGAAGCACAAGTTGACGACATGCCTATCGTGGGAGCAATAGCTttgcatgtttctcttcttACATTTACTCTCCGTGTTCATCCGGATCGACTTGATTATGTGGACCAAGTACTG GGTTCATGTGTCAAGAAGCTTTCTGGAAAACCAAAGCTTGATGACAATAGAGCAACAAAGCAAGTTGTTGCACTTTTAAGTGCTCCACTTGATAAATACAATGATATTGTGACTGCCCTGACACTTTCCAATTATCCTCGTGTAATGTATCATCTTGATCATGAAACAAATAAAGTTATGGCCATGGTTATTATCCAAAGCATTATGAAGAATAACACTTGCATCTCTACTGCCGATAAG GTTGAAGTTTTATTTGAACTAATCAAAGGGCTTATAATGGACTTGGATGGAACAACTGTGGATGAG gttgatgaagaagatttcaatGAGGAGCAAAATTCTGTCGCTCGCCTCATACACATGCTTCATAATGATGAACCAGAGGAAATGTTTAAG ATAATATGTACCGTAAAGAAGCATATTATGAGTGGAGGACCAAGGCGCTTACCTTTTACAGTTCCTTCCCTGATATTTTCTGCACTAAGG TTGATCAGGCGGTTGCAAGGGCAGGATGGAGATATAGTGGGAGAAGAAGTTCCTacaacaccaaaaaaaatatttcagctTTTAAATGAG ATAATTGAAGCTCTTTCTTCTGTATCATCTCCTGAACTGGCCCTGAGACTGTATCTGCAATGTGCTGAG GCTGCTAATGACTGTGACCTTGAGCCTGTTGCTTATGAATTTTTCACTCAGGCATTTGTATTATATGAAGAAGAAATTGcg GACTCCAAAGCCCAAGTAACCGCAATACATTTAATTATTGGGTCTCTTCAGAGAATGAATGTCTTTGGCATTGAGAACAGGGATACATTAACACACAAGGCCACAGGG TATTCAGCAAAGCTTTTGAAGAAACCTGATCAGTGCCGAGCAGTTTATGCATGCTCTCATCTCTTTTGGGTTGATGATCAAGATGGTATTAAAGATGGAGAAAG GGTATTGCTTTGCCTTAAGCGTGCTTTAAGGATTGCAAATGCTGCTCAACAAATGGCCAATGCAGCAAGGGGTAGCAGTGGTCCAGTGACGCTCTTTGTTGAAATACTGAACAA GTACATTTACTATTTTGAGAAAGGAAACCCTCAGATCACTAGTTCTACTATCCAAGGGCTTATAGAATTGATCACGACCGAGATGCAGAGTGACTCTGCTTCAGCTCTTCCAGCTTCGGATGCCTTTTTTACCAGCACATTGAGGTACATCCAATTCCAAAAACAGAAGGGTGGTATACTGGGTGAAAAATATGATCCCATCAATGTCTCAATCCCTGCCTAA